A stretch of DNA from bacterium:
TGAGTTTGATCAAAAAGACAACCGGGCGTTCTTCCTGGCGTTCAATTTTCAACGTGCCGCCGATATGACGATCCGGAAAATAATCTTGATTCGGCTTGAGTAGGTCACCTGTTGTAGGTTATTTGTTATTTAGATTTTCCTCCATAACCAATAACAATTAACCAATAACGAGTAACTTTTAGGCACATCCCATGATTGAATCTTTAAGCTCTTCTATTTCTGCGATGTTCACTGTAGCGGGGATTATGGCCCTTTTGAATGTCATCATGATCGACATCGTTCTGAGTGGCGATAATGCCATCGTGATTGGCATGGCGACCAAAGATTTGAAGGGTAAGGAGAGAAAACGAGCCATCGTTATCGGCATTGCCCTCGCCACGTTGTTACGGATCATTTTTGCGTCAACGGTGGTCTATCTTCTTCGTATCGTAGGAATCAAGTTTGCTGGTGGCATTCTGTTGCTCTATGTCGTCTGGAAGTTTTATCGTGAGCTGCGGCGGGGTGGTGAAGAAGGGGGCGCGGAGG
This window harbors:
- a CDS encoding TerC family protein, which translates into the protein MIESLSSSISAMFTVAGIMALLNVIMIDIVLSGDNAIVIGMATKDLKGKERKRAIVIGIALATLLRIIFASTVVYLLRIVGIKFAGGILLLYVVWKFYRELRRGGEEGGAE